Sequence from the Xenorhabdus nematophila ATCC 19061 genome:
TTCTATCTGGCTTAAGCACCCGTATTTCTACTATTTTCAGAATGATGATAAACCCTGTTTGAACAACAGGGTTTATTTTTTTTCTTTATGGCTTCTTTATGACATGAGTTCCGTTTGGCGTGTCTCCGTTCCCAGCCAGATGACGGCCATCACAGCGACTAAAATTGAAGCGCAGAACAAAGCAAACGTCAGTGAGATTGGGGTGTTTATCGTTACCAAATAGCCGACCATCAGGGGGCCGAGAATACCGCCAATTCGGCCAACTGCGGCAGCTATACCCGCTCCGGTTGCCCTAATTGCTGTCGGATATTGCTCAGGTGTGTAAGCATAAATAGCCCCCCAGGCACCGAGATTGAAAAATGATAGCAAAATGCCAAAAGTGAGGAGTTGGGTCATGCTGTCGGCTGTGCCAAAGAAATAAGCAGAAACAGCAGTTCCTACCAGATAGCTTACCAGAACAAATTTTCGTCCGTAGCGTTCAATCAGCCAGGCCGCGGTAAAATAGCCGGGAAGTTGGGCTAGCGTCATGATGAGTACGTATTGGAAGCTTTTTACCAGACTAAACCCCTTAAGTATCATTACGCTTGGCAGCCACAGGAACATGCCATAGTAGGAAAATACGACGCAAAACCACAAGATCCATAGCATTATTGTCGCCCTACGGTAGTCAGTAGACCAAACTGCCCGTATGTTATCCATCATCGAGGAACGTTTTTTGTGGGCGGACATTTGTGTATAGCGCGGTGAATCCGGCAGATGTATACGCAGGTAGATAGCGTACAGTGCGGGTAGAGCGCTCAACAGCATAGCAACACGCCATCCGTAGTCAGGAATAATAAAATAGGCAATCAGTGCTGCTGCCAGCCAGCCAAAGGCCCAAAAGCTCTCCAGTACGACGACGATACGTCCGCGCTCATGAGCTTCCACACTTTCAGAAACCAGCGTGGATGCTACTGGGAGTTCACCGCCCAGCCCCATACCGATAATAAAACGCAGCACGAGTAATGCAGCGAGTGTGGAAACTAATGCCGTTAATCCGCTGCCAATGCTAAACAGCAATAATGTGACGATGAAGGCTGATTTACGTCCTGTTTTGTCGGCCATCACGCCAAAAACAAAAGCGCCGACTGCCATACCAATCGAGTTAACGCTACCTATCCAGCCAAGCTGTTGTGCACTCAGTCCCCAGTCTTGTTTTAACGCAGCGAGCAAAAATGATAAAAGGCCAACATCCAGGGCATCAAACATCCATCCCAAGCCGGCAATGGTCAGTAATCGATGCTTAGTGATGCCTTTTTGCAAGAGTGTCTTTTGTGAGGGGGTTGTCTGTGACAATTGTGAGTCCTTATATAGGCAAAAGAGACCGAATGCCATTGAGTGTAATATTTACATTGAATTAATACAAAAGCTAAAACTGGCTCACAACTTGCCGATTAATCTGAGAATAGCATTTCATTTAACGTTGTATCTTGTTATATACAGCGCACCATGTTGATTATTTTAGGTGAGCTATAAAATGAAAAAGACGATTCATCAGTGGCTGAGCAGTGCTGTAGTTTCTTTCGTGCTGATTGGAAATGTTTGGGCTGCGGATAAAGTAACCGTTTTTGCGGCTGCTTCGTTAACTAATGCACTTGATGATATTGCCGCACAATATAAACAAGAACAGCGGGGAGATATTGTTGCCTCCTATGCTTCATCATCGACATTAGCACGTCAGATAGAGCAAGGAGCGCCTGCGGATATCTTCATTTCTGCCGATCAGCAATGGATGAATTATGTTACTAATAAGCAATTGATAGCTGAAAATACCTGCTATACCTTACTGGGTAACCAGCTTGTTTTAATCGCTCCCAAAGAGAGTAAGTTAGGCAAAATTGAACTTAACCGGAATACAAACTGGAAAACTTTGCTGGCGGATGGACGATTGGCGGTTGGCGATCCTGATCATGTTCCGGTTGGCATTTATGCCAAAGAATCACTGCAATATCTGAACGCATGGGATACGGTTCACCCATTGATGGCACGTACTAATAACGTTCGCAGCGGTATGGCATTGGTAGAAAGGGCGGAAGCACCTCTGGGTATTGTTTACGCATCTGATGTGGTTGCCAGCAACAAAGTAAAAGTCGTGGGTGTTTTTCCATCAGAAAGCCATAAACCGGTGGAATATCCAGTTGCAATAATCAAAGGTCATGAAAAACAAGCTGTCCGTGATTTTTATGATTATCTTAAATCGCCTGAAGCCACTGCAATTTTTAAACGTTATGGCTTTAGTCCACTGTAGGAACTGATCTTTTGGAGATGTTAAGTGAATACGAATGGCACGCTATTTTACTGAGTTTAAAAATCTCAGGTATTGCTGTGTTATTCAGTTTGCCATTCGGTATTTTAATGGCATGGATGCTGGCACGTTGTCAGTTTTTTGGAAAATCTTTGCTCGACAGTATTATTCACCTGCCATTGGTGTTACCTCCTGTGGTGGTAGGGTATTTATTGCTTATTAGCATGGGGCGTCGTGGTGTCATTGGTGAATTCCTTTATGACTGGTTTGGGGTGAGCTTCGCATTTAATTGGACAGGAGCCGCATTGGCTTCGGCTGTGGTCGCGTTTCCACTGATAGTGAGAGCTATCCGGCTATCACTGGAGAGCATAGACCAACGGTTGGAACAGGCGGCATTCACACTGGGAGCAAGCTCTTTTAAGGTTTTTTTCACCATCACTTTGCCACTGTCCTTACCGGGTATTATTGTTGGCGCGGTGCTCGCATTTGCCCGGTCGTTGGGTGAGTTTGGTGCGACTATTACTTTTGTTTCAAATATTCCGGGTGAGACACGAACCATTCCCCTTGCCATGTACACACTGATAGAAATGCCCGGTGCGGAAACCGCCGCAGCACGTTTATGCGTTATTGCAATTGCGTTAGCGCTGGTGTCGTTGATGCTTTCTGAATGGCTGACACGTTGGGGGAGAAAGCGTTTGGGGGTGGCATGTTAGAGCTGGATTTTGAGCAGCGTTTGGGGGAGCTGCACATGCAGGTTGCTACCACATTGCCGCCAGAAAGTATCACAGCCATATTTGGGCTTTCAGGGGCAGGAAAGACTTCACTCATCAACGTCATTGCCGGATTAACCCGTCCACAGAAGGGAAAAGTCATTTTAAATGACCGTATTTTAGTGGATGTGGAACAGAAAATTTTTCTGCCGCCAGAAAAGCGCCGAATCGGTTATGTTTTTCAGGATGCCCGCCTTTTTCCGCATTATCGCGTGAAAGGTAACTTGCAATACGGTATGGCCCCAGAGATGAAATCCCAGTTTGATAACATCGTTGGGCTACTGGGTCTTGAGCACTTGCTGTCACGTTTTCCTGCCACATTATCTGGCGGAGAGAAACAGCGGGTGGCGATTGGTCGCGCATTACTGACAGGGCCTGAAATCTTGTTGATGGATGAACCATTGGCATCACTGGATTTACCACGTAAGCGAGAATTGTTGCCTTACCTCGAAAAATTGTCTGAAGATGTCAAAATCCCGGTTTTATATGTGAGCCACAGTCTGGATGAAATTTTGCGATTGGCGGATAACGTAATTGTCATGGATAAGGGGAAAGTCCGGGCAACAGGATCATTGGAAGAGGTTTGGGCGAGCAGTGTATTACGCCCGTGGCTGCAAAAAGAGAGTCTTAGCAGCATAGTGAAAGTTTCTGTCATGGAACACCATCAACGTTATCAAATGACCGCAGTGGCAGCGGCTGATAAAGCACTTTGGTTGCCGTTAATTGATGCTGTACCGGGTACTGATCTCCGTATAAGGATTGATGCTTCAGACATTGCTTTAGTTTTGGAACCGCCAAGAGTCAGTAGCATCCGTAATACCTTGCAGGTTAAAGTCATTGAGTTTTTCGAGGAAAACGGTCAAGTTGATGTCAAATTAGCGCTTGGCGAACATTGCTTGTGGGCAAAAATTACCTCTTGGGCGCGGGAAGAGCTGAATCTTCGGGCTGGGCAATGGCTTTATGCGCAAATAAAGAGTGTTTCTCTGAATCGTCATCTATAGCGTAAAAGTGCACGCAGGGAGCACAGTTTTAGCCCTTTAACGGCGGGTTTTGCTCCCTCGGATTTAACTGAAAGCATTAAAGAACGTATTGTCGAATCACTTCAGCGATGCCCGGTTGGGTATTGTCCCGCGTAACAATGTCTGCCCGTTCTTTGACTGCATCAACACTATTGCCCATGGCAACACTCAGCCCTGCGGTTTCCAGCATACTGAGATCGTTATAGTTATCGCCAAAAGCAATGACATCTTTCATACTCATACCTTGAGATTCTACCCATTGCTGTAAACGCATACCTTTGCTATTCCCTTTCTTGGCAATATCTACCTGATCAAACCATGACCATTCACACTCAAGGCCGACATTTTCCTCAATTTGTTCACTGATCTCGCGTAGTTTCGCCAAATTTGATGAACTGGTGGCAAATTTCCAAATAAAATTCACATCGTGGATTGCGTCTTCAAAGTTACTGATTTGCTGAAGATTGGGGCGCTGATGTTCAGGCAAAGAATCTGACCATGCGAGCGTTCGGGCTACAGTATGTGGAAATTTATATAAAATAGCTTCATCAACATACATGAGATGCTCAATCTCTGTATTTTGCAAATAAGAAAGTGCCTGAGAGGCTTCTTGGATCGAGAGCGGATTTGAGGCTAAGACCTTCTTTGCCTTAA
This genomic interval carries:
- a CDS encoding pyridoxal phosphatase, which codes for MSYRVIALDLDGTLLDPQKHILPESLSALNEARQSGIKILLVTGRHHVAIHPFYQALQLDTPAICCNGTYSYDFKAKKVLASNPLSIQEASQALSYLQNTEIEHLMYVDEAILYKFPHTVARTLAWSDSLPEHQRPNLQQISNFEDAIHDVNFIWKFATSSSNLAKLREISEQIEENVGLECEWSWFDQVDIAKKGNSKGMRLQQWVESQGMSMKDVIAFGDNYNDLSMLETAGLSVAMGNSVDAVKERADIVTRDNTQPGIAEVIRQYVL
- a CDS encoding MFS transporter, encoding MAFGLFCLYKDSQLSQTTPSQKTLLQKGITKHRLLTIAGLGWMFDALDVGLLSFLLAALKQDWGLSAQQLGWIGSVNSIGMAVGAFVFGVMADKTGRKSAFIVTLLLFSIGSGLTALVSTLAALLVLRFIIGMGLGGELPVASTLVSESVEAHERGRIVVVLESFWAFGWLAAALIAYFIIPDYGWRVAMLLSALPALYAIYLRIHLPDSPRYTQMSAHKKRSSMMDNIRAVWSTDYRRATIMLWILWFCVVFSYYGMFLWLPSVMILKGFSLVKSFQYVLIMTLAQLPGYFTAAWLIERYGRKFVLVSYLVGTAVSAYFFGTADSMTQLLTFGILLSFFNLGAWGAIYAYTPEQYPTAIRATGAGIAAAVGRIGGILGPLMVGYLVTINTPISLTFALFCASILVAVMAVIWLGTETRQTELMS
- the modB gene encoding molybdate ABC transporter permease subunit, which codes for MLSEYEWHAILLSLKISGIAVLFSLPFGILMAWMLARCQFFGKSLLDSIIHLPLVLPPVVVGYLLLISMGRRGVIGEFLYDWFGVSFAFNWTGAALASAVVAFPLIVRAIRLSLESIDQRLEQAAFTLGASSFKVFFTITLPLSLPGIIVGAVLAFARSLGEFGATITFVSNIPGETRTIPLAMYTLIEMPGAETAAARLCVIAIALALVSLMLSEWLTRWGRKRLGVAC
- the modC gene encoding molybdenum ABC transporter ATP-binding protein ModC, with product MLELDFEQRLGELHMQVATTLPPESITAIFGLSGAGKTSLINVIAGLTRPQKGKVILNDRILVDVEQKIFLPPEKRRIGYVFQDARLFPHYRVKGNLQYGMAPEMKSQFDNIVGLLGLEHLLSRFPATLSGGEKQRVAIGRALLTGPEILLMDEPLASLDLPRKRELLPYLEKLSEDVKIPVLYVSHSLDEILRLADNVIVMDKGKVRATGSLEEVWASSVLRPWLQKESLSSIVKVSVMEHHQRYQMTAVAAADKALWLPLIDAVPGTDLRIRIDASDIALVLEPPRVSSIRNTLQVKVIEFFEENGQVDVKLALGEHCLWAKITSWAREELNLRAGQWLYAQIKSVSLNRHL
- the modA gene encoding molybdate ABC transporter substrate-binding protein, with the translated sequence MKKTIHQWLSSAVVSFVLIGNVWAADKVTVFAAASLTNALDDIAAQYKQEQRGDIVASYASSSTLARQIEQGAPADIFISADQQWMNYVTNKQLIAENTCYTLLGNQLVLIAPKESKLGKIELNRNTNWKTLLADGRLAVGDPDHVPVGIYAKESLQYLNAWDTVHPLMARTNNVRSGMALVERAEAPLGIVYASDVVASNKVKVVGVFPSESHKPVEYPVAIIKGHEKQAVRDFYDYLKSPEATAIFKRYGFSPL